One window from the genome of Mycolicibacterium gadium encodes:
- the mftB gene encoding mycofactocin biosynthesis chaperone MftB (MftB, a small protein, is a peptide chaperone that assists the radical SAM enzyme MftC in performing two modifications to the C-terminal Val-Tyr dipeptide of the mycofactocin precursor peptide, MftA. MftB's role is analogous to the role of PqqD in the biosynthesis of PQQ, a cofactor that derives entirely from a Tyr and a Glu in the precursor PqqA.), producing MRGLLTVASSAAETGTDIAFDPDLSWRLHPQVAVRPEPFGALLYHFGTRKLSFLKNRTIVEVVNTLADHPDVRSACRAAGVDDAQQAPYLHALRVLAQSKMLVPQ from the coding sequence GTGCGGGGTCTACTGACCGTGGCCTCGTCAGCAGCTGAGACCGGGACCGACATCGCGTTCGATCCCGACCTCAGTTGGCGGCTCCACCCCCAGGTGGCCGTACGGCCCGAGCCGTTCGGTGCGCTGCTGTATCACTTCGGTACGCGCAAGCTGTCGTTCTTGAAGAACCGGACGATCGTCGAGGTGGTCAACACATTGGCCGACCACCCCGACGTCCGGTCCGCCTGCCGCGCCGCCGGCGTCGACGATGCGCAGCAGGCCCCCTACCTTCACGCCCTTCGCGTACTCGCTCAATCGAAGATGTTGGTGCCGCAATGA
- a CDS encoding Lrp/AsnC family transcriptional regulator: MDRLDQTDERILAELANDARATYAEIGERVSLSAPAVKRRVDRLLDNGVIRGFTTVVDRSALGWNTEAYVQVFRHGTITPERLRAAWIDIPEVIGAATVTGTADAILHVLARDMRHLEEALERIRSAADVERSESIVVLTNIIDRDRS, encoded by the coding sequence ATGGACCGTCTGGACCAGACAGACGAGCGCATTCTGGCCGAGCTCGCCAACGATGCGCGTGCCACGTACGCCGAGATCGGCGAACGGGTGAGCCTGTCGGCGCCTGCCGTGAAACGCAGGGTCGATCGACTGCTCGACAACGGCGTCATTCGGGGCTTCACCACGGTGGTGGACCGCAGCGCGCTCGGTTGGAACACCGAGGCGTACGTGCAGGTGTTCCGCCACGGCACGATTACGCCAGAACGGTTGCGCGCGGCCTGGATTGACATCCCCGAGGTGATCGGCGCGGCCACCGTCACCGGGACGGCCGACGCGATCCTGCACGTGCTCGCACGAGACATGCGGCATCTGGAAGAAGCGCTGGAGCGCATTCGCTCGGCCGCCGACGTCGAACGCAGCGAAAGCATCGTCGTGCTGACCAACATCATCGATAGGGACCGCAGCTGA
- the mftA gene encoding mycofactocin precursor MftA (Mycofactocin is a small molecule electron carrier derived from the final two amino acids, Val-Tyr, of MftA, the mycofactocin precursor. It plays a role in redox homeostasis and the metabolism of alcohols and aldehydes in Actinobacteria, including Mycobacterium tuberculosis.) produces the protein MEPNQTAETSGDELVTETLVEEVSIDGMCGVY, from the coding sequence GTGGAGCCGAATCAGACAGCGGAAACCTCGGGCGACGAGCTCGTCACCGAGACCTTGGTCGAAGAGGTGTCGATCGACGGGATGTGCGGGGTCTACTGA
- a CDS encoding VOC family protein produces MNNSHDPLTVLHGDELVAQPDPAFAARLRARLESALNLPNRTRGVDMSGTDTAIAELAEPTTSSAVPRSAALPYLSVANAREAIDWYVDVLGATVVGEPVVMDDGRIGHAELTLGGGMFYLADEYPEIGMKAPAPQAVSVMLVIAVADTDIAVERARDRGATVRQETREAHGSRNAAIIDPFGHCWSLNGPTTGAAVTIQHGDVGYVSVWAPDAERAAAFYGHVLGWEFDRATGQVTNTKQRIGIYSVDSRQGMLCSYAVNDLEAARQAIVAAGGTAGDVRDFDFGSVLDATDPSGAAFAVFEPAPGIARPELNGSGPGELSYITYEAPDSRAFRAFYSGLLFWSFEPGRIDDGWQIQHTHPMAGVAGGSTQSVTVPMWTVADVHAAVARVREAGGTVIEEPSTQAYGQSAQCTDDQGTRFYLGQF; encoded by the coding sequence ATCAACAACAGCCACGATCCGCTGACCGTGCTGCACGGTGATGAGCTTGTCGCCCAACCAGATCCGGCGTTCGCGGCGCGGCTGCGCGCACGCCTGGAAAGCGCGCTGAACCTGCCCAATCGAACCCGAGGAGTTGACATGAGCGGCACCGATACCGCGATAGCCGAACTGGCCGAACCCACCACGTCCTCCGCCGTGCCCCGATCGGCGGCGCTGCCATATCTCTCAGTGGCCAACGCTCGCGAAGCCATCGACTGGTACGTCGACGTGCTGGGCGCCACCGTGGTCGGCGAACCCGTCGTGATGGATGACGGCCGCATCGGTCATGCCGAGCTAACACTTGGCGGCGGCATGTTCTATCTCGCCGACGAGTATCCGGAGATCGGCATGAAAGCCCCGGCTCCGCAGGCTGTTTCAGTCATGCTCGTGATCGCTGTCGCCGACACCGACATCGCGGTGGAGCGGGCCCGCGACCGCGGTGCCACCGTACGTCAGGAAACCCGCGAGGCTCACGGTTCGCGCAACGCCGCGATCATCGACCCGTTCGGGCATTGCTGGTCGCTCAATGGCCCGACGACCGGCGCGGCGGTCACCATCCAGCACGGTGATGTCGGTTACGTCTCGGTGTGGGCGCCGGACGCCGAGCGGGCGGCGGCCTTCTACGGTCATGTGCTGGGCTGGGAATTCGACCGCGCCACCGGTCAGGTCACCAACACCAAGCAGCGCATCGGCATCTACAGCGTCGACAGCCGACAAGGCATGCTGTGCAGCTATGCCGTAAACGATCTCGAAGCAGCACGACAAGCGATCGTGGCCGCCGGCGGGACAGCCGGTGACGTGCGCGACTTCGACTTCGGCTCAGTGCTGGACGCCACCGACCCGTCAGGCGCGGCGTTCGCGGTGTTCGAGCCTGCACCGGGAATCGCGCGGCCGGAGCTGAATGGCTCTGGGCCAGGCGAGCTTTCGTATATCACCTACGAGGCGCCGGACTCGCGCGCGTTCCGGGCGTTCTACAGCGGGCTGCTGTTCTGGTCGTTCGAGCCGGGTCGCATCGACGACGGCTGGCAGATTCAGCACACCCACCCGATGGCCGGCGTCGCCGGCGGCAGCACGCAGTCGGTCACGGTGCCGATGTGGACCGTCGCCGACGTCCACGCGGCCGTGGCGAGGGTCCGCGAGGCCGGGGGCACCGTGATCGAGGAGCCGTCGACGCAGGCGTACGGCCAATCGGCACAGTGCACCGACGACCAGGGCACGCGGTTCTATCTCGGCCAGTTCTGA
- the mftC gene encoding mycofactocin radical SAM maturase (MftC is a radical SAM/SPASM enzyme that catalyzes the first two steps in biosynthesis of the electron carrier mycofactocin from the terminal Val-Tyr dipeptide of the precursor peptide MftA.), whose amino-acid sequence MTTMESPAAQPVPRLIEQFEHGLDAPICLTWELTYACNLACVHCLSSSGKRDPRELTTQQCKDIIDELERMQVFYVNIGGGEPTVRSDFWELVDYATEHHVGVKFSTNGVRITPEVAARLAASDYVDVQISLDGATAEVNDAIRGAGSFAMAIRALENLAAAGFKDAKISVVVTRENVDQLDDFAALAARYGATLRITRLRPSGRGADVWDELHPTAEQQVQLYDWLVAKGDGVLTGDSFFHLSGLGEPGALAGLNLCGAGRVVCLIDPVGDVYACPFAIHDRFLAGNILTDNGFDNVWKNAPLFRELREPQSAGACGSCGHYDSCRGGCMAAKFFTGLPMDGPDPECVQGYGAPALAADRVKPKSSVDHSRSQPVMLKLLTKPPARLCNESPV is encoded by the coding sequence ATGACAACAATGGAATCGCCTGCCGCCCAGCCCGTTCCACGGCTCATCGAGCAGTTCGAGCATGGACTGGATGCGCCGATCTGCCTGACGTGGGAACTCACCTACGCCTGCAATCTGGCCTGCGTGCACTGCCTGTCGTCCTCGGGCAAGCGTGATCCGCGCGAGTTGACCACCCAGCAGTGCAAGGACATCATCGACGAACTGGAACGTATGCAGGTGTTCTACGTGAACATCGGTGGCGGGGAACCGACTGTGCGGTCGGACTTTTGGGAGCTCGTCGACTACGCCACCGAACACCACGTCGGGGTGAAGTTCTCCACCAACGGCGTGCGCATCACACCCGAGGTGGCAGCGCGGCTCGCGGCCAGTGACTACGTCGACGTGCAGATCTCGCTGGACGGTGCGACGGCCGAGGTCAACGACGCCATCCGGGGAGCGGGCTCGTTCGCGATGGCCATCCGGGCGTTGGAGAACCTCGCCGCCGCGGGCTTCAAGGACGCGAAGATCTCCGTCGTGGTGACCCGCGAGAACGTCGACCAGCTCGACGATTTCGCCGCCTTGGCAGCGCGTTACGGTGCCACGCTGCGGATCACCCGGCTGCGGCCGTCCGGCCGCGGGGCCGACGTGTGGGATGAACTGCACCCCACCGCGGAGCAGCAGGTGCAGCTCTACGACTGGCTGGTGGCCAAGGGGGACGGTGTCCTCACCGGTGACTCGTTCTTCCACCTGTCGGGTCTGGGCGAGCCCGGCGCGCTGGCGGGCCTGAACCTGTGCGGGGCGGGTCGGGTGGTGTGCCTCATCGACCCGGTCGGCGACGTGTACGCCTGCCCGTTCGCTATCCACGACCGCTTTCTTGCCGGAAACATCCTCACAGATAACGGTTTTGACAACGTGTGGAAGAACGCTCCGCTGTTCCGCGAGCTGCGTGAGCCGCAGTCGGCAGGAGCGTGCGGCAGCTGCGGTCACTACGACAGCTGCCGCGGCGGATGCATGGCCGCGAAGTTCTTCACCGGATTGCCGATGGACGGCCCGGACCCCGAATGTGTGCAGGGCTACGGGGCACCGGCGTTGGCCGCCGACCGTGTCAAGCCCAAGTCCAGCGTTGACCACTCGCGTAGTCAGCCGGTCATGCTGAAACTGCTGACCAAGCCTCCTGCCCGACTCTGTAACGAAAGCCCGGTGTAA
- the mftD gene encoding pre-mycofactocin synthase MftD (MftD, an enzyme found in the mycofactocin biosynthesis locus, performs an oxidative deamination of 3-amino-5-[(p-hydroxyphenyl)methyl]-4,4-dimethyl-2-pyrrolidinone (AHDP). The resulting compound, now called pre-mycofactocin (PMFT), is a biologically active redox cofactor that can oxidize the non-exchangeable NADH of TIGR03971 family SDR-type oxidoreductases.) — protein sequence MADIWFETVAAAQERAKRRLPKPVYSALLAASERGVTVADNVDAFAELGFAPHVIGATEKRDLATTVMGQDISMPVVISPTGVQAVHPDGETAVARAAAARGTAMGLSSFASKPIEEVIVANPKLFFQVYWLGGRDAIAARVERARQAGAVGLIVTTDWSFSHGRDWGSPKIPEEMNLRTTVRMLPTGLSRPGWLWQWGKTFRPPNLRVPNQAARGEAGPPFFAAYGEWMGTPPPTWEDIAWLRELWGGPFMLKGVMRVDDAKRAVDAGVSAISVSNHGGNNLDGTPASIRALPAIAAAVGDDVEVLLDGGIRRGSDVVKAVALGARAVMIGRAYLWGLAANGQAGVENVLDVLRGGIDSALMGLGHASVHDLRPDDVLVPEGFARALGIPGTPTA from the coding sequence ATGGCCGACATCTGGTTCGAGACTGTCGCGGCCGCCCAGGAGCGGGCCAAGCGACGGCTACCCAAGCCGGTGTACTCGGCGCTGCTCGCGGCCAGCGAGCGCGGCGTCACCGTCGCCGACAACGTCGACGCATTCGCCGAGCTGGGCTTCGCGCCGCACGTCATCGGCGCTACCGAGAAGCGCGACCTCGCGACAACCGTTATGGGCCAGGATATTTCGATGCCGGTGGTGATATCACCGACCGGTGTGCAGGCCGTCCACCCAGACGGTGAGACCGCCGTCGCGCGGGCCGCGGCCGCCCGAGGAACCGCGATGGGTCTGTCGTCGTTTGCGAGCAAGCCGATCGAAGAGGTGATCGTCGCCAATCCCAAACTCTTCTTCCAGGTGTACTGGCTCGGGGGCCGGGACGCGATCGCGGCGCGGGTCGAGCGCGCGCGCCAGGCGGGTGCCGTCGGTCTCATCGTCACCACCGACTGGAGCTTCTCGCACGGCCGGGACTGGGGGAGCCCCAAGATCCCCGAGGAGATGAACCTGCGCACCACGGTGCGGATGCTGCCGACGGGGCTGAGCAGGCCCGGCTGGCTGTGGCAATGGGGTAAGACCTTCCGGCCGCCGAACCTGCGGGTGCCCAATCAGGCTGCGCGCGGCGAGGCCGGTCCGCCGTTCTTCGCGGCGTACGGCGAATGGATGGGTACCCCGCCGCCGACCTGGGAGGACATCGCCTGGCTGCGCGAGCTGTGGGGCGGGCCGTTCATGCTCAAGGGCGTGATGCGGGTCGACGACGCCAAACGTGCTGTGGACGCGGGTGTTTCGGCTATCTCGGTGTCCAACCATGGCGGTAACAACCTCGACGGCACGCCTGCGTCGATTCGGGCGTTGCCGGCGATCGCCGCCGCCGTCGGAGACGACGTCGAGGTGCTGCTCGATGGCGGCATCCGACGTGGCAGTGACGTGGTGAAGGCCGTCGCTCTCGGCGCGCGCGCGGTCATGATCGGGCGGGCGTATCTCTGGGGCCTGGCCGCCAATGGGCAGGCGGGTGTCGAGAACGTGCTCGACGTTCTGCGGGGCGGCATCGACTCGGCGTTGATGGGACTCGGCCATGCGTCGGTGCACGACCTCCGCCCCGACGACGTACTGGTGCCCGAAGGGTTCGCTCGGGCTCTCGGGATACCGGGCACCCCCACCGCCTGA
- a CDS encoding RNA polymerase sigma factor, translated as MSAEPDGNDAPRQLLAMYDESMPVVYGYFVRRCSDRGTAEDLTSDTFLAAMDAARKDVPPPMTLPWLLGVARHKLADHYRRRHDRFNIPVAELPETVDPGDDWDAELDRIVAEAVMAKLPEHHRTVLALRYMDDCSVPECAELIGRTVHATEALLVRARRAFRAHYPEPEGGKS; from the coding sequence GTGAGCGCCGAACCGGATGGCAACGACGCTCCGCGGCAGCTACTGGCGATGTACGACGAATCGATGCCGGTCGTGTACGGGTATTTCGTCCGGCGCTGCAGCGACCGCGGAACGGCCGAAGACCTGACGTCGGACACGTTCCTGGCGGCGATGGATGCCGCTCGCAAGGACGTGCCCCCGCCGATGACGTTGCCGTGGCTGCTCGGAGTGGCGCGCCACAAGCTGGCGGATCACTACCGCCGTCGCCACGACCGGTTCAACATCCCGGTCGCCGAACTGCCCGAGACTGTCGACCCGGGCGACGACTGGGATGCCGAGCTCGACCGCATCGTCGCGGAGGCCGTCATGGCCAAACTGCCCGAGCACCATCGCACCGTGCTGGCGTTGCGCTACATGGATGACTGTTCCGTGCCCGAGTGCGCGGAGTTGATCGGACGGACCGTCCACGCCACCGAGGCGTTGCTGGTGCGGGCGCGACGAGCCTTCAGAGCCCACTATCCGGAGCCGGAAGGAGGGAAGTCGTGA
- the mftF gene encoding mycofactocin biosynthesis glycosyltransferase MftF (Members of this protein family, MftF, are glycosyltransferases, members of PF00535 (glycosyl transferase family 2). The encoding gene is found as part of the mycofactocin cassette, in Mycobacterium tuberculosis, many other Actinobacteria, and occasional members of other lineages. Mycofactocin itself, a putative redox carrier, is a heavily modified derivative of the C-terminal Val-Tyr dipeptide of the mycofactocin precursor MftA (TIGR03969).), which produces MTGPRLPDGFAVQVDRRVKVLGEGSALLGGSPTRLLRLAPAAQTMLTGGRLEVHDAVSAQLARTLLDATVAHPRPATGPSHRDVTVVIPVRDNISGLRRLVAALRGMRIVVVDDGSATPVQQADFAQMYSDVQILRHDRSKGPAAARNTGMAACHTDYIAFLDSDVVPRRGWLEALLGHFCDPAVALVAPRIIGLREPENLVARYEAVRSSLDLGMREAPVVPFGTVAYVPSAAIICRSAVLKELGGFDETLRSGEDVDLCWRLIEAGARLRYEPVALVAHDHRTQLREWLSRKSFYGESAAPLSVRHPGKTAPLVISGWTLVAWMLMAMGSGIGYLASMVVATITGRRIARSLSTVETEPREVAVVAAHGLWSAALQLASAICRHYWPVALVAALLSRRCRQVVLVAAIVDGVVDWITRNGNSEDDTKPVGLLTYILLKRLDDMAYGAGLWTGVVRERHVGALKPQIRT; this is translated from the coding sequence ATGACCGGACCGCGGCTGCCCGACGGGTTCGCCGTCCAGGTGGATCGCCGGGTGAAGGTCCTCGGCGAGGGGTCCGCATTGCTCGGCGGATCGCCAACCCGGTTGCTGCGATTGGCGCCCGCGGCGCAGACGATGCTCACCGGCGGCCGGCTCGAGGTGCACGACGCGGTCAGCGCACAGCTCGCGCGCACGCTGCTCGACGCGACAGTGGCGCATCCGCGGCCCGCGACCGGACCCTCGCATCGCGATGTCACAGTCGTTATTCCTGTGCGGGACAACATCTCTGGCCTCCGCCGCCTGGTCGCGGCCCTTCGTGGCATGCGAATCGTCGTGGTCGACGACGGGTCGGCCACCCCGGTACAGCAGGCCGACTTCGCCCAGATGTACAGCGATGTCCAGATCCTGCGACACGATCGCAGCAAGGGGCCCGCGGCCGCCCGCAACACCGGCATGGCCGCGTGCCACACCGACTACATCGCGTTCCTCGACTCCGACGTGGTGCCGCGCCGCGGGTGGCTCGAGGCGCTGCTCGGGCATTTCTGCGATCCCGCGGTGGCACTCGTAGCACCGCGGATCATCGGCCTGCGTGAGCCGGAAAACCTGGTGGCCCGCTACGAGGCCGTCAGGTCCTCCCTCGACCTCGGTATGCGCGAAGCGCCCGTCGTGCCGTTCGGGACCGTCGCCTATGTGCCAAGCGCCGCGATCATCTGTCGAAGTGCCGTGCTCAAGGAATTGGGCGGTTTCGACGAGACGCTGCGGTCCGGCGAAGACGTCGACCTGTGCTGGAGGTTGATCGAGGCAGGAGCTCGGCTGCGCTACGAACCCGTCGCTCTGGTCGCTCACGATCATCGCACGCAACTGCGAGAGTGGCTGTCGCGCAAGTCTTTCTACGGAGAGTCCGCCGCACCGCTGTCGGTCCGGCACCCCGGGAAGACGGCACCGCTCGTCATCTCGGGCTGGACGCTGGTCGCGTGGATGCTGATGGCGATGGGTTCGGGAATCGGCTACCTGGCGTCGATGGTGGTCGCCACGATCACTGGGCGCCGTATCGCACGGTCGCTGTCCACCGTGGAGACCGAACCCAGGGAAGTGGCCGTGGTGGCAGCCCACGGATTGTGGTCCGCGGCGCTGCAGCTGGCGTCGGCCATCTGCCGCCACTACTGGCCCGTCGCGTTGGTCGCGGCACTGCTTTCCCGACGATGCCGTCAAGTGGTGTTGGTGGCGGCCATCGTCGACGGAGTGGTGGACTGGATCACCCGCAACGGCAACAGTGAGGACGACACCAAACCGGTCGGTCTGCTCACCTACATCCTGCTCAAGCGGCTCGACGACATGGCGTATGGTGCGGGGCTGTGGACCGGCGTCGTGCGTGAACGTCACGTCGGCGCGCTCAAGCCGCAGATTCGGACCTGA
- a CDS encoding FAD-dependent oxidoreductase, protein MSTTGGVVIVGGGLAAARTAEQLRRSEYAGPVTIVSDEDHLPYDRPPLSKEVLRAETDDVTLKPAEFYEENDITVLLGSGARSVDTAAKTLTLADGTELPYDELIIATGLVPKRIPSFPDLKGIHVLRNFDESLALRAEAGSATRAVVVGAGFIGCEVAASLRGMGVDVVLVEPQPSPLASVLGGQIGELVARLHRAEGVDVRCGVGVSEVSGSERVERVVLGDGTELEADLVVVGIGSHPATGWLDGSGLEIDNGIVCDDRGRSSAPHVWAIGDVASWRHTLGHQVRVEHWSNVADQARVLVPAMLGQDAPSTVSVPYFWSDQYDVKIQCLGEPEADDVVHVVEDDGRKFLAYYERDGIVAGVVGGGMPGKVMKARSKIAAGAPIADVLG, encoded by the coding sequence ATGTCCACCACTGGGGGAGTAGTCATCGTCGGCGGCGGTCTGGCCGCCGCCCGCACCGCTGAACAGCTCCGACGTTCCGAGTACGCCGGACCGGTCACCATCGTCAGCGACGAGGATCATCTGCCGTACGACCGGCCGCCACTGTCGAAAGAAGTGCTGCGCGCCGAGACCGACGATGTCACGCTCAAGCCCGCCGAGTTCTACGAAGAGAACGACATCACCGTGTTGCTCGGCAGCGGAGCCCGGTCGGTCGACACCGCGGCCAAGACGCTGACGCTCGCCGACGGCACCGAGTTGCCCTACGACGAGCTGATCATCGCCACCGGTCTGGTGCCCAAGCGCATCCCGTCGTTCCCGGATCTCAAGGGGATCCACGTCCTCCGCAACTTCGACGAAAGCCTTGCGTTGCGCGCGGAGGCGGGCTCGGCGACACGAGCCGTCGTGGTCGGTGCGGGTTTCATCGGGTGCGAGGTCGCGGCGAGCCTGCGCGGCATGGGTGTCGACGTCGTCCTGGTGGAGCCGCAGCCGTCGCCGCTGGCATCGGTACTCGGCGGACAGATCGGCGAGTTGGTCGCCCGGCTGCACCGCGCCGAGGGCGTCGACGTGCGATGCGGCGTCGGGGTGTCGGAGGTCAGCGGATCCGAGCGGGTCGAGAGGGTGGTCCTGGGCGACGGCACCGAACTCGAGGCTGATCTCGTCGTGGTCGGTATCGGTTCGCATCCGGCCACCGGGTGGCTCGACGGCAGCGGCCTTGAGATCGACAACGGGATCGTCTGCGATGACCGTGGCCGGTCGAGCGCACCTCATGTGTGGGCGATCGGCGACGTCGCGTCGTGGCGCCACACCCTTGGCCACCAAGTGCGCGTGGAACATTGGAGCAACGTCGCCGACCAGGCACGAGTGCTGGTGCCCGCGATGCTGGGCCAGGACGCGCCGTCGACGGTGTCGGTGCCGTACTTCTGGAGCGACCAGTACGACGTCAAGATCCAGTGCCTCGGCGAGCCCGAGGCCGACGACGTCGTGCACGTCGTCGAGGACGACGGCCGCAAGTTCCTGGCGTATTACGAGCGCGACGGCATCGTCGCCGGAGTGGTGGGCGGCGGCATGCCGGGAAAGGTCATGAAGGCCCGCTCCAAGATCGCGGCGGGCGCACCCATCGCCGACGTCCTCGGTTAA
- the mftR gene encoding mycofactocin system transcriptional regulator (MftR, the mycofactocin system transcriptional regulator, is an uncharacterized TetR family DNA-binding transcription factor. Its role is inferred by context. It occurs as part of the biosynthesis locus for mycofactocin, a partially characterized electron carrier derived from the terminal Val-Tyr dipeptide of the precursor peptide MftA, through a radical SAM enzyme-mediated process.): MQPESQHRVGRRRSTSWEHISNVAIDLFAARGFDEVSVDDVAEAAGIARRTLFRYYPSKNALPWGDFEAHLARMRDLLSDLDPDVGIDAALRTALLAFNTFDDAETARHRQRMRVILQTAELQAYSMTMYAGWRAVVVAFVARRLGMKEADVVPQTVAWTMLGAALSAYQHWLDDESVSLAQALGDAFDTVSAGLKALDDPGR; the protein is encoded by the coding sequence GTGCAACCGGAATCCCAGCACCGCGTCGGCCGCCGGCGGTCGACGAGCTGGGAACACATCAGCAATGTGGCGATCGATCTGTTCGCCGCCCGCGGGTTCGACGAGGTCAGCGTCGACGACGTCGCCGAGGCTGCCGGCATCGCGCGGCGCACGCTGTTCCGCTACTACCCGTCCAAGAACGCGCTGCCCTGGGGTGACTTCGAGGCACATCTGGCGCGGATGCGGGACCTGCTGTCAGATCTCGACCCCGACGTGGGGATCGACGCCGCGTTACGCACTGCGCTGTTGGCATTCAACACATTTGACGACGCGGAGACCGCACGGCACCGGCAGCGCATGCGGGTGATCCTGCAGACCGCCGAGCTTCAGGCGTACTCGATGACCATGTACGCGGGCTGGCGCGCAGTCGTCGTCGCCTTCGTCGCGCGCCGGCTGGGCATGAAGGAAGCCGACGTCGTGCCGCAGACGGTGGCCTGGACCATGCTCGGCGCGGCGCTGTCGGCGTATCAACACTGGTTGGACGACGAGTCTGTCTCGCTTGCGCAGGCGCTCGGCGACGCCTTCGACACCGTCAGCGCCGGACTGAAGGCGCTGGACGATCCCGGCCGCTGA
- the mftE gene encoding mycofactocin biosynthesis peptidyl-dipeptidase MftE, whose amino-acid sequence MNSAYHRPVPYGSELANATSRQLQSTSPALIIPVGSTEQHGPHLPLDTDTRIATAVARALADRLVPANESKWMVAPAIEYGASGEHEEFSGTVSIGTSALRLLLVEFGRSASRWASRLVFVNGHGGNVEALATAAALLRYEGRDVGWCSCSAENADAHAGHTETSVLLHISPADVWINEWVPGNSAPLGQLMPAMRQGGIAAVSEVGILGDPTTATAEEGARIFAEMVDGCLRRVTRWTPDRNGMLT is encoded by the coding sequence GTGAATTCGGCCTACCATCGGCCTGTGCCCTATGGAAGCGAGCTCGCGAACGCAACGTCGCGGCAGCTGCAGAGCACGTCACCAGCATTGATCATTCCCGTCGGTTCCACCGAACAGCACGGGCCCCACCTGCCACTCGACACCGACACGCGCATTGCGACCGCCGTGGCGCGTGCCCTGGCCGACCGGCTCGTGCCGGCGAATGAATCGAAATGGATGGTCGCTCCGGCGATCGAGTACGGCGCCAGCGGCGAGCATGAAGAGTTCAGCGGCACCGTGTCGATCGGCACGTCCGCCCTGCGCCTGCTGCTGGTGGAGTTCGGCCGGTCCGCGTCGCGCTGGGCGTCGCGCCTCGTCTTCGTCAACGGACACGGAGGCAACGTGGAAGCGCTGGCCACTGCCGCGGCATTGCTGCGATACGAGGGCCGCGACGTGGGCTGGTGTTCCTGCAGTGCGGAGAACGCCGACGCGCATGCCGGTCATACCGAAACCTCTGTATTGCTACATATTTCGCCTGCCGACGTCTGGATCAACGAGTGGGTTCCCGGCAACAGCGCCCCGCTGGGACAGTTGATGCCCGCGATGCGTCAAGGAGGGATCGCCGCGGTCAGTGAAGTGGGTATCCTCGGTGACCCCACCACCGCTACCGCAGAGGAAGGCGCGCGCATCTTCGCCGAGATGGTCGACGGATGTTTGCGGCGTGTGACTCGTTGGACGCCTGACCGGAACGGAATGCTGACATGA